A window of the Helianthus annuus cultivar XRQ/B chromosome 4, HanXRQr2.0-SUNRISE, whole genome shotgun sequence genome harbors these coding sequences:
- the LOC110932853 gene encoding nuclear polyadenylated RNA-binding protein 3-like: MNKVREKRQAEIEAQMKDKVKGAEGSIAVAERSIEDVSLEDLAGDDNEEDDEEGGDDEEDDDDEKVFSASSHGSDNDNENDDNQGGMGIKVTEPSSEKTVDNYLNDSVNEEVEGADGKGEHGDDQNVEQVEKLILRIEPHLEEGEHIHTYTLDDIKEMTRMVDADFMFDFEDELNAFDINHQPEYEYKYVEDADVYDRVEVEDCSDEESVDEDTSQFPTLMEFFSEENRDELRRKVAEILKDNYFDGTPKDM; this comes from the exons ATGAACAAAGTTAGAGAAAAACGTCAAGCAGAGATTGAAGCTCAGATGAAAGACAAAGTCAAGGGTGCTGAAGGCAGTATTGCAGTAGCTGAAAGATCAATT GAAGATGTATCTCTTGAAGATCTTGCTGGTGATGacaatgaagaagatgatgaggaagGAGGTGATGACGaagaagatgacgatgatgaaaAAGTCTTCTCTGCTAGTAGTCATGGTTCTGATAATGACAATGAAAACGATGATAATCAGGGTGGTATGGGAATCAAAGTGACTGAACCGTCAAGTGAAAAGACTGTTGATAATTATTTGAATGATAGTGTGAATGAAGAAGTAGAGGGAGCTGACGGAAAGGGGGAGCATGGTGATGATCAAAATGTTGAACAAGTTGAAAAGTTAATTTTGAGAATAGAACCTCATCTGGAGGAAGGTGAGCACATACATACGTATACATTGGATGATATTAAAGAAATGACACGTATGGTGGATGCAGACTTCATGTTTGATTTTGAAGATGAATTGAATGCATTCGACATCAACCATCAACCCGAGTATGAGTACAAGTATGTAGAGGATGCTGATGTGTATGATAGGGTTGAGGTTGAAGATTGTAGTGATGAGGAGAGTGTAGATGAAGATACTTCTCAGTTTCCTACACTGATGGAGTTCTTTAGTGAAGAAAACAGAGATGAACTAAGAAGGAAAGTGGCTGAGATTTTGAAAGACAATTATTTCGATGGTACTCCTAAAGACATGTAG